The segment GACAAGGAATTAACCCAGTTGAATAAGTCCTTCCCTAATCTTCAAGTTTTTAACTTGATAGATGTTAGAGGATTTAAACTACCCAAAATCCATCTTCTCCACCTAAAAACATGTCACTGGACTATAACTGATGCTCCACCATTTATAAATGTTATCGCACCCAACCTTATCACACTCAGAATCGAGTGTAAAAAGCGTGCTGCAATTCGTGTTGAAGCTCCATTGTTAACTCACTTCCATCTTTCCATTCCTCATGCGGACCCACTTTTACTCAGAAGGTATGGGAGTATAAAAACAGCTTGGATTGAGGCTTCACTCATTTACCCCTTACTTGCTCAGCTTCGATATACAGATACCCTAGATCATCTAACTTTGGATTCACTAGGTTTGATTAGAGGGCCTTTTGGAATATTCAAATTTACCCTACAGAATTTGATCAATATTTTCCCCAACATGACTTCTTTATGTTTTCGGTCAAGGGCATGGTCGGCATTTCAGACGAGGGCTAGCATATTTGGGATTGGGATGGAAGGATTGAAAACTTTT is part of the Lactuca sativa cultivar Salinas chromosome 7, Lsat_Salinas_v11, whole genome shotgun sequence genome and harbors:
- the LOC128127250 gene encoding F-box/LRR-repeat protein At4g29420-like, which encodes MAYFEVVPHWVFLMFLFVFLDSGHNLVELEVKNAWLSVDNLNQMLMVTSLTLESMRLNDKELTQLNKSFPNLQVFNLIDVRGFKLPKIHLLHLKTCHWTITDAPPFINVIAPNLITLRIECKKRAAIRVEAPLLTHFHLSIPHADPLLLRRYGSIKTAWIEASLIYPLLAQLRYTDTLDHLTLDSLGLIRGPFGIFKFTLQNLINIFPNMTSLCFRSRAWSAFQTRASIFGIGMEGLKTFCGYLMIVDLSSTLYSVAYVLDQCYNLVDVSLLIHRNVSSNVSKDFMRTCMLRWPKLNWRWGTWEEGKEDSWISDEDLMQISSYKKPELRCVKKQRR